A genomic region of Miscanthus floridulus cultivar M001 chromosome 3, ASM1932011v1, whole genome shotgun sequence contains the following coding sequences:
- the LOC136543819 gene encoding uncharacterized protein: MSTSEEVSLELLLLDGSNYTSWSASVLDVFRTMGPQIEQIVDVSILPPHDDLIYLSREEVKCLQLNAQAANILFSALSEDVLDAVIIGDGEPLGDAHIIWTTLKEMYGNSKCEESNLSLENPLKECSTSSTNDKPQVILSKGLFDHATSTSSPTYDLLDGNEIVGENNIFTCGTSTFFSSCETNILKEEEACDWWKPNDESTLPRSSTLYTTSHIGLMAKKEKKVASECESESDSDSVPHPKGGSATPRQNRKVPKAIKVQCQSKKTLITCFKCKKDGHHVIDCPLKKEEKGVSKIQEKKKMAHVKFSNMGHNASMCSNKVDDQATLPKNKTRRSKRKCYGCHEKGHEIGSCPNKKSEGLSSSTKRFISKVVSKVQEEKARKNKNRLCYTCKGKGHLSKDCPMGNTSTLNLSIDLNMLRRPKNDICARKVIGSPCAST; this comes from the exons ATGTCGACAAGTGAGGAGGTATCTCTAGAACTTTTACTtttagatggctcaaattatacatcttggtctgctagtgtgcttgatgtttttaggaccatgggtcctcaaatagagcagattgtagatgtgagcattttacctcctcatgatgatttgatctacctttctagagaggaagtgaaatgcttacaactcaatgctcaagctgctaatatcttatttagtgctttgagtgaagatgtacttgatgcTGTCATAATTGGAGATGGTGAACCACTTGgtgatgctcatatcatttggaccacGCTCAAGGAAATGTATGGCAACTCCAAATGTGAAGAGAGCAACCTCTCATTGGAAAACCCACTTAAGGAATGCTCAACTTCATCAACAAATGATAAGCCTCAAGTGATTCTCTCAAAAGGCCTATttgatcatgccacatccacttcctcaccaacatatgacttattagatggtaatgaaatagttggtgagaacaatatttttacatgtggtacttctactttctttagttcttgtgagactaacattttgaaggaagaagaagcttgtgattggtggaagccaaatgatgaatccaccttaccaagaagctcaactctctatACCACTTCACATATTggtctcatggcaaagaaagagaagaaagtggcaagcgagtgtgagagtgagagtgatagtgacagtg TGCCGCACcccaagggcggcagtgccacacctagACAGAACAGGAAAGTTCCCAAGGCCATCAAGGTGCAATGTCAATCAAagaagactctcatcacttgcttcaagtgcaagaaagACGGTCACCATGTCATAGATTGCCccttgaagaaagaagagaagggcgtgagcaagatccaagagaagaagaagatggctcatgtcaagttctccaacatgggacacaatgcttctatgtgttccaacaaggtcgatgatcaagccacacttccaaagaacaagacaagaagaagcaagaggaagtgttatggttGTCATGAGAAGGGACATGAAATTGGCTCATGTCCTAATAAGAAGAGTGAAGGCTTGTCATCATCAACAAAGAGGTTCATTAGCAAGGTAGTAAGCAAAGTGCAAGAAGAGAAGGCTAGAAAGAACAAGAACCGCCTATGCTACACTTGCAAAGGAAAGGGACATTTAAGTAAGGATTGTCCCATGGGTAACACTTCTACGCTCAACTTGtcaattgatttaaatatgcttaggaggcccaaaaatgacatttgtgctagaaaggtgattggttcaccatgtgctagcacatag